The Watersipora subatra chromosome 1, tzWatSuba1.1, whole genome shotgun sequence genome has a window encoding:
- the LOC137391173 gene encoding DNA polymerase epsilon subunit 4-like isoform X2 has translation MSSSMLVDVSTMADEPIIADASVTTDEPIIADALVTADEPIIAAAPVTTDEPIIADAPVTTDEQILTEVQEQIVEDNDVDTQDKTNRLPLSKIKLIMKTDADVSVCSTDAALAICRLTEQFIKFLAEESYRSTRASGRKTVQRKDYDDAVSAVDQLVFLDGAVSELC, from the exons ATGAGTAGTTCTATGTTAGTGGATGTATCAACAATGGCAGATGAACCAATCATAGCAGATGCATCAGTAACTACAGATGAACCAATCATAGCAGATGCACTGGTAACTGCAGACGAACCAATCATAGCAGCTGCGCCAGTAACTACAGATGAACCAATCATAGCAGATGCACCAGTAACTACAGATGAACAGATTTTAACAG AGGTGCAAGAACAAATTGTGGAAGACAATGATGTGGATACACAAGACAAGACGAATCGGTTACCATTGAGTAAGATTAAGCTTATAATGAAAACAGATGCAGATGTGAGTGTGTGCAGTACCGACGCTGCGCTAGCTATATGCCGTCTCACT GAACAGTTCATCAAGTTTCTAGCAGAGGAATCCTATCGAAGCACAAGAGCCTCCGGGAGGAAAACTGTACAGAGGAAGGATTATG ATGATGCTGTGTCAGCAGTCGACCAGCTGGTGTTTCTTGATGGAGCCGTGTCAGAACTGTGCTAA